The DNA window AGCCATGGCAAGCAGCTACAGTAGAAGCTGAATAGCTCCCTCCGTACGTTGGCCAATTACCGCTCCTCTGCCATCACAGTGTGATTCTTGCCGCATCCTTTCTGCACGGCAGCTGTATGCAGCATACAGCAAGCGAGAACGAGGGAACATCAGTCAGCAGGCAATCCTTCATCGCTCAACGCTGCAGGGGCATTCCATGTTTAGTCATTTTGAACCATTGCATATACGATACAAGCTCCGGCTGTAACAGTAGTGGCACAGAAGCCCTACACCATCCATTGGCTCTTAACACCGAGCATGGCTTGCTTGGACCTGGCTTAATAATGAATGGGTGGTGTGTGTCCTCCAAGCAAGTTCTGGATCAAACAAGGGTTTGCGTTTCCGTTCCCCTTCCCACCTCGCATGAATATGACTTGTGATAGTTTGCGTTTCTCCTGCTTTCGTGCATGCGGCCTGGCTCCCAGCAATATTTGCCGAGTAGACAGGTATGCTATCCTATTGCAGGCATTTGTCTGGGTAGTCGAGTTGCTTTTTTGGGTAATTAGTAGCGCTTCGGGCTCTTCGGTTATTCTGTAGTAGTCGTAGTTATACGGCTCCGAGTGTGCGGACTTTGCTTTACGCGAGTCGGATGCCTCACTGTGTGCGGAGATGGCCATTTCTTATGCACATCGGCGCAAGGGACAAGTGAAGCAAAGAATGACTCGTACTAGCAAAGACTTTGAGGTTGCTCACAGTAACAGAGGACGGCTTAAATCGAGCTGTCAAACATCAAAGGCGTTTAGGCTCATACCCGCTCTCCCCGAGTAGGTAGTCTCGTCGGTAGGGCGAATCTTGGCGCCTTTCGCGGACGCCTCCCGTCAGCACTTTCAGCGCGCCCATCAGCAGCCTAATGATTTAAACTCCATAACGGGTATCGGCAAATCGCTTCTGCGTGTTTGTGGCCGTCGCGATTAGTGCCTAGCAGCAGATTCTAGGCTGTGGGCTTGGTCCATGATACGCGTCCTTAGCCGGAGATCTACTCCGTGGAAGCCTGCGAGAAGCACCTTGGCCAAGAGGCAGACGGCGGACGGATAGCTCGCCTCGACGCTGCTAATCGCAGGCTGTGCGGCTAGTTTTGGAATACCGCCATCGTAGAAATCTGACCAGTCTCTTTTGTGCTTGAcgttgctgttgctctggTCGTGACGAGGCCGCTGACAGCAAAACGACTACGAGCTTTGCCTGCCTAGCACAAATCCAAGGGCATCCATCCGTTGAAGATTTGCTGCGATTCGCCTcacccccttttttttccacctcTCAGAAACCCGTGTCTCTCGCAcactctttctttccttctctcttctctcagtAAACCTGGTCGTGTGtgatttctctcttctttttccaaatcAATCATACCATGACTCTCgcccctttgcctttgttttcTCCCAGCAGGAATGGCTAATTGGACTGGCAAAACAATCGGCAAACTTACCCCGCGTCTCTGTCTCTCTAATCCTGTCCTCGCATTTCCTTCGCTGCCTTTTCTCGCTTTCATAATTTTTGGGGGGGGCCCCAGCCAGGTCCAGGCCTTTGTGCTGATCTGGAAGAAGGCTTTCGAATCCTTGCGCGCGGCCTGAGCGTCGactgcttctctcttccgCCATTTCGCAGGCCACCAACCCCGGCCGGTTTTCTCCTCTATTCATTCCAAggacactttttttttttttaccgcCAGTGTGTAGcattttaattcttttagCAAGCGATATTGAAAAGCTGCCTTTGATattggcctcttcttcccttttataatttttagCATGTCTTGAATCCgtttcgtcttcttctttttttaaccgattttttttttcttctttccttcttttgaGGCTCAACTGTTGGTTTGTAATTCAAAGTCCCAGCCACACAAGGCTTGTCCGGGAGATCAAACGAGTTGCCTGCATGGAAGAGCCGGTCAACATCTTGGACACTTGAATTTACCAGTTTGTCCGCGACTCGTCATGCCACGCAGAGTCAGGAAGACGCCGTGGAGTCGCACAGGGTGCAGCACCTGCAAGCGCCGGAGAAAGAAATGTGAGTTTTTTCGCCCGTTTGTTTTAGTTCCATCCCCAAGCTCCAGTCCGTCCCGATCCAAGCTCCAGGCGTTAAAACTCCGAGCCGACGGGTCTCTTTGGAGAAGGCATCGACGGCTCTCGCGGGATCCCGCGTGTGCGTCAGACACCAAACAAAGACGGAGAGATGCAGGGACAGAACAACAGAAAAGATGACTGACTTTGACCTTTTGAATCTGCAGGTGACGGCCAGAAACCAAAGTAAGTCGATATGCTGTGTCGGAAGGGTTGTCAACGGCTCTAGAAAGATTCTAGCCGACTTTGCCGCCCCTACTACGATGATTCTTACGGCTTTGGGCATTTATAAATAGATTTTTTAAACCAGGGAAATCCACTAACGGCACGGCCTTGTTAGATGTCAGACTTGTCTTCGGCTGGGCCTGGAGTGCGTGCAGTTCGACATCTTCTGTCCCATCAACGTCGTCACGCCGACTCGCGATTCGCGGCCGACCAGAGCAGTGACCGACGGCGAGGACCATGAGGAGTCGAGCCCGTCCTCGTCGGGGTCGGCTGATGACGCGGATGTCTCCAGCAATGCGGCGGagtcgtcgccatcgtcatcttcgtctgtGGCGCTGATCCCGGCAtcgacagcatcaacaacggTATGGCGACACTCGGAGCTGATGCTGTTGGACTCGTCCCCGCcaccttcatcatcttcatcttcatcaccgccCTACGGCCAACAGCAGATCGTCTTCCGCACTCGCGGCAGCGCATCGGCCATGCGGCACGGGCCGTCCATGGCCGGGCCAGTGCCGTCGctgtctgccttttcctACCTGTCTACGAACCAATACTTTTTCCTGCAGTACTACCTGGAGCGGCTCAGCAACGTGCTGGTCAACGCCAACAGCGATTCCAACCCGCTCAAGTCGCTCATCTTGCCGCGCATCGCCTCGTCGAATCTGCTGCTGGACGCCATCTGCGCCACGGCGTCGTTGCACCGGTCCAGCGCATCTGATGCGGATCGATCGGCGTACTCGAATGCGGCGACGCGGTACTACGTCCGTGTGCTGTCTGCCGTGCGCGATTTGATCCCCCAGGTGACCAATTCGAGCTCAAAGTTGCTGAAACcgggcagcagcggcggtaTAATGATGATATCCGAAGAACCAAGtcctggcagcagcaaaggcagTAGAGGCAGCAAGAACGGCGACAAAACCAGTAAAAAGAACCTTGACAAGAACTTTAACAGGAACAGGAACAgcaagaacaagagcaaggcggcggcgggcgtCGAGGACGTTGAAACGGCTGAAATGGCCATCCTGGCGTCTATTTTCCTCTGCAAGTACGAGATTATCAAAGACGGCGTAGAAAGCTGgcgcctccatctcaaagGCATCGAATCGCTTTGCCGGTCACTGAGCGCCGACCAGACGGCTTCCATGGCCAACACGCTGGCCTATGTTCGCAGTTTGTAAGCCACCATGGAGCCCTGAAAACGATGGACATCAGCAAGACTAACCAGGATTTGCAGCATGTCGTATCATAAAAACATTGCGCGCGTTACCGAATATGCGCCGCATTCGACAGAGGACGAGTTTGAGCACGAGCCGTTTGAACTTGGCAAGCTGTTCCCCGTAGATCCGTACATGGGATTCTCCCAGAGTCTCATCATTCTGCTGGGCCGGGTCAGCGATCTGTTGGTGATTAACACGAGAGACGGGCCATACGAGCTGCGGCGAGAAATAGAGACACTGTATGTAAAGACCAAAGCCTCtcactcttctcctcaaACTCCCTGCTGTTGCTTCCTGACTGACTCCCCGTGTTTAATAGATTAGAGTTGCTTTCCAGGAGAAGCTGGGACGCAGACCGCTTCGCCATTCCCCAAGGCATGGGCATGTCGACGATTGAAAACTCAACCACCATTGCCGAGGCGTATTATTGTGCCGTCATCGCCTGTATCCATGCCGTACTCGAAGTTGTAGCCGAGAGagaagccgcagccgccgcctctcCCATGATCATGACTGAGGAACAGTTTCAGTTTGGGTCTTCTCAATTCCAGCCTTCATCGCAGCCCTTTATCGACTGGGCATCACTGCACGCCCTTCTTCCAATGTCCAAAGCCGATGCTCTGACCGAATGCCTTGCCGGCATAGCGCGGGTCCCGCTTGGAGCCccggaagaagctggtcttttgccgctgctcttcatCGTGGCAGTCGAGACGACGCGAGAAAGTCAGGCACAGGAGGCTCTGGTGCGGGTCGAAGCTCTGGGGTGCCACATTGGATTGGGAAACGTGCAATGTGCGAGCGATTTGCTCAAGCAGGTGTGGCAGAGGCGGGCGACGCAGCCGAATTTTCATGATTGGCGAGGACTATTGGCGCAGCTGCAGTGGGATCTCATCATCACTTGAAAAACTCGCAAGGTACATGGAGCTAGTTTCTGTGAAGTGGTCCCTTGATCAACTCTATCTCATTGTTCATGACTGGCATGAAAGAGACGTGTCGCATTTTCAATCTAAAATGATGTCTTTTGTTGCTTGACTTGTACTTTCTCGACATCTTTGCTGTGGCTTTCCTAGCTCGTTTCACCTCGGTCTGGCGTTGTCTTTGTCCGCTATCGCTTTGCTATTATTCGTTCTGGAGCTGTTTCTGGGGCTCCATGCTTGACCAGTTTGTGATATCTGCAGAGTATCTCATGGGGCGCACAAGATATGGAGGATATGGCGTTATGTCGTAGCTGTTGATTGATagcgaaaatgaagaaacATTAGCCAAAATCGGCAAATCCCTGAGaattccatcatcaaagGGCGACAAAAACCGGGGTTCTGTCACTGAGCTTTCTCTTAGCTCGACACACTTGGTTCAATGGAGTTTGGTGCAGTCTCCACGTTTTTGATTCCGAGAAAAAGTAGCGCCATTCTGCTTGTTTGTCGACTTGGACAAGTTGTGTGCAACTGCAAAGATGAACCtgaccagcagcagtaaaagaagagcacaagccaaatatataaaagaacaaagctgaaaaggagatgaataagaaaaaaaatagacaGGAAGCCCCCCCACAGCGGGATGTTTAGTGCGCGTATCTTTGGCCCAAACGGGGCATGGAAAAGGATGGCGGAGTGCGGCACAGTACAGCTACAAAGTATTTTGGGGAAGCAAAACCTCCGCATTTGTTGGCTGTTGGTTTCTTATTATGGGTGAATGGACGGACAGTCAGTTGTGGCTGCTGGCGTGTTATTTCCGGTTTGGGAAGCTCAGGCGTAACTTGTACCTTAGCTGGCCAAGATATGACAGTTGATCTGATGGTACTATCAGCAGGATATACTTTCTCAACCTGTAGCACTGGCTAGTGCCAAGACTAAGCACCGCATAGTACGAGCAATGGAGCAATGCACCGACTTACGTACTTTGTGTCACAACCGCTGGgacagatgctgcagataAGGCCATGGTTGGTATGTATAAGATGGCGGGTGGCCCCCCCTTCTCGGTTCATCAAGCCCTGGGCACCTGTCACCTTCGGAGGGTTTCTGACTAGGCATCTTGGATCTCGGCTTCGTTACAGACTGGAGCGGCATATGAGACATCCTTGCTGAACAATACCTAGACGCTTTAGTGTTGGCACAGGGGTATAGGTATTATTCATAACCACATCTCACATACACCATATTGAGGGGTAGAAGCATAGAGGCAaggcaagagagaaaaaatggGAGAGAATATACCTCGAGAGTATCCGGCCACAGTGCCTCACCACCATCCCTTCGATCCCATCCGCCCAGACGAAATCTCGCTCGCCACAACCATCCTCAAAGCCTCCTTCCCCGGCGTCAACCTCCGCTTCAAGGTCATCGACGTCAAGGAACCCATCAAGAAGGATGTCATCCCCTATATTGAGGCCGAGCGGACAGGCCAGCCGCTCCCCCCACCACCTCCACGCCTGCTGTTCAGCTACTTGCACCGACTGGACACCCATGCCTTCCTCAAGGCCGTCATCAACGTAGACACCAAGGCCGTCATCTCGCTCAAGGAGCTGCCGAGCCATATCCAGGGCCCGGTCGATGTCGACGAGATGATTGGCCTGGAGACGGTCTGCCTGCAGCACCCCCGAATCATTGAGGAGATTGCCAAGCTGCAACTGCCGGAGGGAGTTACCGTCTGCACGGACCCGTGGATCTACGGcaccgacgacgagaacGAGCACCGCCGCCTGGTGCAGTTTTACATGTTCATCGTGCCCGTGGACCATCCACAGTCAAACCACTACTCGCTGCCGTGTACCTTTTCTCCGGTGCTGGACGCCAACACCGGCGAGCTCGTCCGTATCGACTATCTGCCCACGGGGGGCGACCACAGCACCACCGAGACGCAGCCGTGGAAGCCTGTCAAGGCCGTTGAATACGCCCACGACCTCATTGAAACCCCGTTGAGGCAGGACCTCAAGCCATTGATTGTGCAGCAGCCCGAGGGCCCTTCGTTTTCTCTGGAtggccagctcgtccagTGGCAGAAATGGAGGTTCCGCGTCGGCTTCAACTACCGCGAAGGGCTGGTGCTGTACAACCTGACCTTTGACGGCCGGAATGTCTTTTACCGCCTGTCACTGTCCGAGATGACGGTTCCTTATGGCGATCCACGACGGCCCTTCCACCGTAAGCAGGCCTTTGACGTGGGAGACGTTGGGTTGGGCATCACCTGCAACCAGCTCAGCCTGGGCTGCGACTGTCTGGGCCACATCAAGTACTTTGACGGCTTCCGCATCGACTCCCAGGGCCGGCCAGTGCATCTCCGAAACGTCATCTGCCTCCACGAGCAAGATGCCGGCATCCTGCACAAGCACACCAACTACCGTAACGGCCAAGCCACCGTTGTGCGAAACCGACAGCTGGTGGTGCAAATGATCTGCACCGTGTCCAACTACGAGTACATCTTTGCCTGGGTGCTGGACCAAGCCGGCGGCGTCGAGTTTGAGACTCGTGCCACGGGCATCATGTCGACCATCCCCATTGACGACGACAAAGGCCTCGATCTACCCTTCTCGACCCCCGTGGGCCCCGGCGTCTCTGCCCCGTTTCACCAGCACATCTTCAACCTGCGAATCGACCCGGCCATTGACGGCTTCAACAACACGGTTGTGTACGAGGACAGCGTGCCGCTGGTGCCTGAGGAGCACGGCATAGACGATCCCTACGGCGTTGGATACGTGGCCAGAACAACGGTGCTCGACCGCGCAGGCTTTTCCGACACCAATGTCGAGCTCGGACGAGTCTTCAAGATCCGCAACGACAGcgtcatcaacgccatcagcCGCAAGCCCGTCGCCTACAAGGTGCAGACGGTGGCCAGCCAGCGCATGATTATGTCGTCTCGCTCCTTCAACGCCCGCCGAGCGCGCTTCCACGAGCATCCCGTCTGGGTGACTCGCTACCAGGACGACGAGCTCTTTGCCGCCGGCGAGTTCACCAACCAGAGCCGTGAGAGCACCGGTGTAGACAAGTGGGCGGCGCGAGGCGATGATATCCTGGACAAAGACGTGGTGTTTTGGCACACGTTTGCGCTGACGCATAACCCGAGGACCGAAGACTTTCCGGTGATGCCTGTCGAGAAGCTGAGCGTGCACTTTAAGCCGAGCGGGTTCCACGAGAAGAATCCGGCCTTGGATGTGCCAAGTTCGCAGCAGGCAGTGAACAAGTCGACAttggtggaggaggcggcgaaaGCAGCGTGCTGTAATTAGACGGCGAGCAggtcttttgttctttgcaGTAACACGTAAAGTTGGTTGGCCAAGAGTCTCAAGCTTGAATATGTGACTGTGGTAGTGGAATGATCTTGGATGACACTGACAGTATTTGACTTTTTAGCCTTGGACTCggccgccatctttgcctgAGCTGGCGCCGCGATGTGAGAATACTAATAGAATTTGATGTGGATGGGAACTCACGACGAACATACCACAACGTGTCTAAAAAGACCAGTCTCCTGATTACCAGGTGGAAAGTGCCTAACCAATCAGCAAACTCCCATGCACAGAGACAGTAAATGAACAAACCATTGAATATGCCAAATGATTCCAAGGCGCCCAATGACATAGTCATAGACAATGACAGTGCCAGGTAGTTTGTTCTTTGTCAACCACAACGCTATGGTAGTCTGACGGATGCTATCACCATTAGCATGCAGTACGCCATCGGAGTGTAAGCCAATTTACCGCGCAATGAACTCATAAATATGCTCCGATATAGTAAGCGGCTGAAGCAGAACCGGAAACGGGAGCTGGGGTAAAAAGAGATTGATTaatcgagaagaagaaaatggcagTGCAAAGGAGAAATAAAGAGAAATAAGAGGACATGGGGAAGGAGAAATGATGTGACATGTAGAAGACAGGATATGGAcagaggaaa is part of the Trichoderma atroviride chromosome 1, complete sequence genome and encodes:
- a CDS encoding uncharacterized protein (EggNog:ENOG41), with the protein product MPRRVRKTPWSRTGCSTCKRRRKKCDGQKPKCQTCLRLGLECVQFDIFCPINVVTPTRDSRPTRAVTDGEDHEESSPSSSGSADDADVSSNAAESSPSSSSSVALIPASTASTTVWRHSELMLLDSSPPPSSSSSSSPPYGQQQIVFRTRGSASAMRHGPSMAGPVPSLSAFSYLSTNQYFFLQYYLERLSNVLVNANSDSNPLKSLILPRIASSNLLLDAICATASLHRSSASDADRSAYSNAATRYYVRVLSAVRDLIPQVTNSSSKLLKPGSSGGIMMISEEPSPGSSKGSRGSKNGDKTSKKNLDKNFNRNRNSKNKSKAAAGVEDVETAEMAILASIFLCKYEIIKDGVESWRLHLKGIESLCRSLSADQTASMANTLAYVRSFMSYHKNIARVTEYAPHSTEDEFEHEPFELGKLFPVDPYMGFSQSLIILLGRVSDLLVINTRDGPYELRREIETLLELLSRRSWDADRFAIPQGMGMSTIENSTTIAEAYYCAVIACIHAVLEVVAEREAAAAASPMIMTEEQFQFGSSQFQPSSQPFIDWASLHALLPMSKADALTECLAGIARVPLGAPEEAGLLPLLFIVAVETTRESQAQEALVRVEALGCHIGLGNVQCASDLLKQVWQRRATQPNFHDWRGLLAQLQWDLIIT